atgacatagagactcctggatgactttatgtgtgagataataCTGCTGGCCAGGTTCTggtctctgattctcttcctgaagtactcctccttctgtgggtcattgaaccctcgcacctctgtcacctggtggacacactcaggagggatctgattggctgctgctggtcgggaggtgatcgAGAGGAGAGCATtgggaagcagattccccttaatgaggttggtcagcagcacatccactgatgatgattctgttatatcacagcagaacttattgctttggaaatgaagaggaagtcgacactcatccaaACCATCAAAGATAAACACAACTTTGACTTGATCACCTTCAATACTTTTTatctctttcagttgtggaaaATAGTGAtgcagaagttgcatcagactgaatgctctttccttcttcaaattcagatctcggaaaggaagagtgaagatgaaatcaatgtcctgattggcttttccttctgcccagtccagaatgaacctctgcacagagacggttttcccaatgccagcgatgccctttgtaagcacagttctgggtttctcttgtccaggtaaaggcttaaagatgtcattgcagaggattgcagtctcctgtgtggtttgtctcttggatgctgtctcaatctgtctgacctcgtgttcattattaacccccccacttcccccctctgtgatgtagagctctgtatagatatCATTCAAAAGGGTTTGGTTGGCCTGCTTagctaaaccttcaaatatgcattcaaactgcttcttcagatgagttttcagttcctgctgggctctttttatGGGTTCATCTGAAAAGAGGAAATATGATAaataactgtttaaaataagattCAAATTTCCCTTTCAATTAACAGATTTTAAGAAGaaacaatcaataaaaatatgaatgcactctgttcacagtattttacacatacagtatcatAGTGTTAAATGCTTCTATCAgtatgttacacacctcacacagtaaTACACGCCTGTATCACAGTGTGtaacacacccctcacacagtattacataCATTCCATCcttgaaattgaatttcttgCTGCACGAGCATCagtgtcactgtcactctcgctataatcatttttaattgaatgaacacaaatgggtttttttttcattatggtgaaaagGAGAACGCACCTTCCAAACCTACTGCCAGTGTCTGATGATGTGTAGCTATCCCTCCAACAAGAGTGACTAGCTACACGGAAGAGGGAAGCTAATTTTTGGAATCATATTAAAGAAAACTGCTGTTATTTTCTGGCAAGTTAACAATGTATATGTTGTATATGTGATATGTAAAAATCGCCAAAACGGGATTGACCAGGGTCttacacaggttttatattgcAGACTTACAATATGACAAGAGAGTTAGGGATCGGATCCATAAAAATACTTGAATGGCGACTACGCTGACCACTATCCTAAAGTATGGGACCCGATACCAGACCACTATTAGCTGggactttatttttcccaaacagCGTACAAATGATATCTCAAAGCCACAAAGCTAAGCGTTCCTCTAAAGATGGCCAGTCACCCCGAAACAgcatgaaccccaccacccctacctAAGGGACAGTGAAgtcaattaaactgaaaaaatgttttttatcattaaaaaatgtttctcatcTTAATTATTAACTACTGTATTCAATGAACCCctaatgaaattttaaaaaacgacaTAATGTTAGGCtgaaatgttgttattttttgtttgtgtttgtaatattttttctttcctctttagCTGTATTTCTGATTTGCATAAGCTTAggtaatgaaaagaaaaacccaaaaagCTTCCAGGGGTGTAATACATCTTCAGCCATTATGCTTTATTCAGACTTCcacaagttttattttgtaaagacaagctcctgcacatgacCTGGGGGCAGTCTGTGTTGGGGAGACACAACATCCCTTGCTATATTGAAAGTTGCTTGAAACACGTGTTGGGGGGGCAGGTCAGATATTTTAGAGTCACATgagccagtgctgggtgtgtcattagccaacaacctGTAATGTTTTAACTCTAGTAAGGCCTTGTTGTTTTACTGCGTACTACCGCTTACAAAACCGTACACTGCAGAACTATTTTCTTGAAGTAAAgtacacaactgaatcaattttaacatttgtatttctaaattttagtggttttgttatataggctaagggAAAATGAATCGAGGcatattacaggaacactgagaaaagtgctaaaatgtgcatgacaaaacgcaaaacagaaaaagtagttaaagaaatGCAAAGTTCAATATGCACCGtcactctcctctccacagAGAACGcgcagctttggtggtttgctggaaccgcacacacataaatcGGATGTATTTCACTCAGTTGTCATGTAGCTATTTTATTTcgtttattcaaagtctcagtttcagagaaaacacaaaaatatatcgATGGAAGTGGGTAACACTTTGGCAAGTTCTGgcttatccgtctctctctctctcttttctggtatttcataatcaatcgtttaatgttttgttgtatgtcttctgttttgtaatttagaagtagtgagcctgcattcaataaagaatgtatgatttcaacGCATTAATCTATTTGACTGCTTTGTAGTAAATTCAATTAGCTAATATTAAAACCTAATATAGaccttgttttgacttgttggttgattccaccagttttctgtagactgacctatcaatgaatttggcgaATTAACTGATAATTAATAAATAGGATAGGATAATGTGGTTTGCACATCTGCAGGCACACAAGTAGGACTTGAACACCCCGTTGCAGGGTCatgcttttgcttttggaacGAGCTTCTTTACAGCATGAGACACCCGGAAGTCCTTATAATCTAATACTTTTATACTGACTGCTGAGTTTGATTCCTGGATACAAACTCAGGGCAGTCtgtctgatgggacagtggtCTAGCTACTGGTTTTTGAGCAAAAGATTTAAAACCCCCTTAAGGACATTTAATCTTGTTCATTTACTTGTCCCCGTAATCACTGCTTGaggcaatattttaataaatgtaaatgccttTGTATACATGTTATTTGTGGCattttatatatgtaatattgttaatgtaaaacactattatgAATGTGTAGATGCTATAAATCATTGTTAGATTTGCTATCTAAACTCAGTTCAGAATTCTAATGGACACACAGTAGCAGTGAGGGAAAACTCTTACTgagctgctcatctctctccagtgagtcgGCAAGATCCTTCCgcttcatgttcctcaggatgtggagtgtgatcttcagagacctctcactgccacaggtctccacCATCTTCTCAACTGTGTACACAGCCTCAGAatcttcctgttctctctgaatgcattctgggtaatcagcAATTTGATGACtctcaaataatttattgatcTTCATAAACTTATCAAGTACAGAAGGATCTTCAGACAGAATTTTAAAGCATTCTGGGCAATTctgactcagatggctctgaaactGTTTCAACTcatccttcttcagcttcttcagattgcgcaggagagactgaaataaacagatgaagaggtgtgctgtatcagtgtggaaTAAACATAtcaagaggtgtgctgtatcagtgtgaaataaacacatgaagaggtatgctgtatcagtgtgaaataaacacacgaAGAGGtatgctgtatcagtgtgaaataaacacatgaagaggtgtgctgcatcacaataataaatgaGCACATGACAATGAATAGGTCATAATACACATGAACCATAACATTGACATTTTGTGATGTGACATGTATGGTTACACATGTATTTGCAGATTGTCCTGGATTAAAACATGACTCCTTTATATTGGCCAACTCATACACGCAGTCATACCTGCCGTCTTCTGGGGGAATCCCACTCCTGGAGGGGTGGCTGTTAGGGGACAATGGCTATCCGTTAAAGACATGGCTGAAGATAAtataacagtgtgtgtgaataGTCATTCAgtcaaaaactcacaaaaacatgcactgtaGCCCAATAGAGAGGACGTTTGGAATgctgaaaatacacttcagatgTTAGCATAAGTCAGGTGGAACTTTACAATACAGCCCCCAGAAGGCCTGAATATTCTTTGTGGCGTGTTGTGTGTTGCATAACGTTGCCAAAATCATGTATGCCTCAGACATAAATTAGGACACATTATAGGACTTTAGAAGGCGTGATGGTGAACTGTATGTGCTGATGCATATTAATGAACCGAGATACCCCAGCAGCACGGGCGAGGAGgaatcagctggcagaagagCTGCTTCATATATAAATGGCCATTGGAACCATGTGCCTTACATTGCGCTCAAATAATCCACTGTTAAACGAGTATAAGTGGGTTTGGACACAACCTAAATATATCTGTGCCATGTGCTTTAGACTAGACGCTAAGATCATTAAAATagagcgtttaaaaaaaaaaaattaaacgttTAAGAAAAAAGCTGGTTTATTGTGTTCATATGATATTCCACTTTGGATGgtcatgaataatataaaaaaggtgcaatatgttattaatattaaggGCAATGCACTTGTAAACATTAACCTTGCACTATATTATATAGGCATTATATATACTCAAATGGATTcactgcacaaagaaaaaatataaccaATTAAAAAAGATCTCATACCTTTTTTGGGGAAGATAATTTATCTGAACTCTTCTCTTCAAAAGAGCTGGACTTCAGTGACtgctggaccctgtgaacaaaatatggagacagagcatccagttaaactcacctATTACTATAGctataactcacagcacaaggagacagagcatccagttaaactcatctacTTAATGTAGCTCTAACTCATattacatggagacagagcttccagttaaactcatcgtcttactgcagctcgaattcacagcacatggaaacagagattccagttaaactcatcctcttactgcagctctaactcacagcacatagagaTAGAGCTTCCAGAtaaactcatcctctcactgcagctctaactcaaaaTACACgtagacagagcttccagttaaactgttcttcttactgcagctctaactcacagcacatggagacagagcttccagttaaacttatcctcttactgcagctctaactcacagcacatagagacagagcttccagttaaactcatcctcttactacagcTCTAACCCTCAGcatatggagacagagcttccagtaaaactcatcctgttattgcagctctaactcacagcacatggagacagagcttccagttaaactcatcctctttctgcagttaaactcatcctcttactacagcTCTAATGAACTGCACACCTGAAGATGACAAAATACACCTCATTAtgataaaatacacacaccagacctgggtcagatacatatttaaagtatttcaattacttttgaacacttttttttagaaatttgaaatacagcatttacaaatactgagtatttaaattacaaaatgtatccaaaaatacatttaaggagcaTTTGCATGTACTTGCAATTACATTCAACtatgtctaaaaaaaaacatttaaaatgatgaattttcaaatacaaagtgtttgatttaataGATTAATTAGgaaatactttcacaacatGAATCCAGTGGTGCAACATGTGCAATTGTAACAAGCTGAAGAAAGACTGGAAAAGCACTGTATATGTGAGAACCTATAAGCTCTGaaagttgagcattttgtctaattagaggacagtattttgatgagaacgCATCAAGTGGCTGCTGACGACCCCGGTCCAATTGTGCCGATTTCCATTGTTACTTGGTCGTGAATATGCACGgctgaattctattttatcagtgtctaaccttacaaaatgtagTAGATGGAATTCTAAATATTGTTGTTGAACACtcagacaacagaaaaaaaaggaaatacagtaaaaggccACTAACCTTAAAAAAATTGCATGGGTAGAAATGGCCTGGCAAGTAGCTTATCAAGAAGTCTGAGTTTGCCATCCCCCCCATGCAAACACATGTACAGGCATTTAGGCTGCTGTCTGTTAAAGTCAGCacatgggttgtttaaaatgaCCAGCATAAGCTACCCTTGCCCAaaatccaaattcaacccctagcCCCTAGTAGTTCCCCTGGAGTTCCCTCAATATTATACCTGACTGACATCACATCGAGGGCCACTCACAAAGATTGCACAAAGAACTCAGGGATACCCCCTTCAGCATGAAGCCTACATTGTTGCTGGCTCGGTCATTTCCGTTGTCTATCACAGAaatatgtcaaaaaaatattcaattgaATTTGTATgtcaatgtatttttaaaaggctctaaatGCTATTTGAAAAGGTATTTGGTTTCACCGGGGAGGAATTTATtgaaaggaatgtattttttaaatactatttgagaaaatatttgtttttccataaaaataatttcaatcaataaaaaacaaagaatcccatgtgtaaatgtatttgcaaaTACTTGatatgtatttaactacattttcgaatacaaatacaactacttatttatatttgacccaggtctgacacacacgtacaccagCAAGGTGACAGTGAGATATAACTGTGATTAAACAGTAGTGCCAGTTTGAACCTGTTTAATTACCTTGGATCCCCTGTGAACCCGCTGCTGAAGTGAATTGGTTGCCCCATTGACTcttcactcttcatagacacacagctgggtacaggtgaccctgctctttctacctggaccctgtgaacaaaacatggagacagagcttctagttaaaatcatcctcttactgcagctctaactcacagcacatggagacagagcctccagtgaaactcatcctcttactgcagctcgaattcacagcacatggagacagagcttccagttaaactcatcctcttactgcagctcaaattcatagcacatggagacagagcatccagttaaactcttcttcttactgcagctctaactcacagcacatggagaaagagcttccagttaaactcatcctcttactgcagctcgaattcacagcacatggagatagagcttccagtaaaactcatcctcttactgcagctctaaccctcagcacatggagacagagcttccagtaaaactcatcctctaaaTGCAGTACTAACAGAAAATGGAGTTAGATCTTCCTGGTAATCTCCTCCTCTTACTGTAGCTCCTTTTACTATTCCTTTTACTGCATTTCTAACTCACAGAAtacctgaaaatgaaataatacacctcacctacacctgaatgggtcttaatacacccacctacttCTGAAACCTGTCAGTGACATTGAAGTATTCTTACATATGAATGTCCATTTGAACCTGttttattacctttgatcacctgtaaACTTTCGTCTTAACTTGATTGGAGGTTCCATTGAAGGATCAcacttcatagacagacagctgggtacaggtgaccctgctctatctacctggaccctgtgaacaaaacaaggagacagagcttccagttaaacatTTCCcctcactgcagctctaactcacagcacatgaagacacagcatccagttaaactcatcctcttactgcagctctaactcacaggaaatggagacagagcttccagttaaactcatcctcttactgcagctctaacttaCAGCAAATGGAtacagagcttccagttgaactcatcctcttactgcagctctaactcacagcacatggagacagagcttcaagTTAAAtgcatcctcttactgcagctctaactcatatcacattaaatatctgattcatgcatttatacCTCTTCCTCTCAGTGCTGAGGGTTCCTCCTTTGGTCTCTGGCTCCTTTGAGAGACTCATTTTAGAAAACAGCGCCTCCTATCTAAGGAGATGAGAACACATCAGACCAGACTGGACCACAAGTGGCTTCCAACCCAAATtagcctgcaaacacacaacatgagAACACACTAAACACCCACAtggatacagagacacacagacacataatatAGCGTAGTTTTTACTGGAagcaatgcagaatttaaatgggCCCTGAACATGTACTATACAGACATCTCAAAAGGAGTGGTGTTACCCTTGATACTGAAGCTCAGGAGCGTGTGTCAAGAAAAACATCACAGCGCACTAGAAACAGTGTGCCGAGGCTTGATTAGTTTCTGCCATAAACACGTGATCAATGAAGTCCGAAGCTTCATTCGGTACACGCAACCATGTGACCGCTTTGGTAACTGACTCAAAGGaatgtcatggttctgttttactgtttctgtttttccttgttgggccgccagatggtggcacttctgttttgtgtcctgctcattcccctgttaattgtattattgttttccattgtctcgttctatcattgttcccacctatgtcttgttatcccctccttttcctggtttgattgttttttgagttcacctgtgtcttgttaccccgtctatttaagttctatgtccccttgactcgggtgctggttccttgtgtttgtttccaactTGTGTTGGTTCCTTACCATATGTATTACccgtgtactctgcctgcctgtgttctgccctgcccgtgttttgagttcctcttgttttccgTTTTATCTTAGATATTTTTGGAGTTTGtatttttgcccatcgtggctctttgtttgttctgtttttgttagtaaagtcttttttttgtatctatattttttgagttttgtgtttttttacccattctgcgcctgggtcctaaaCCCTGTGCCTTGACAGGAAGCAAAGCTTTGGTGCAGGTTTCATGGGTAGAGCAAGCAGTTTGTGTCAGTCCTGAGCTagtgagtcacagtgactgCTTTAAGAATCCAAGACATTGTGCAGAGATGGAACCAGCCAGGAAGTCTGCAGTTTTggagcatttaaaaatgatatcagCAACTAAGctttatcctcctgagacccaggggaaaaaatgacattttttctatattttttgttacaatatatatagtaataaaaatgtataaaaatacaaactaaataaaataaaaaaacaataaaaacaatctgtTATGAATAATGATATATAAGTGCAGTTTTACTTATTataacaacaatttaaaaaaaatacacattacattttttactccGTTAAGACCACCAGGTCCAAAAACATGTAATCTCACATCcaaatttatgacatttaaagacCATTATGTATTATAGACACAGAGACAATTAAGCTATCATGAAGGCTTGAAGATACAAGTAGAAATGTCACATCCTACACAGAGGACAAATATGAATGTCTTTGTCTCAAAAAGATGAGagaaaatgatataaataaaaacaataactttttatttcaatgacctGTTCAATGTTGCAtgagcacctcctctcctcatTTAATAGTTATTACTCCGAAGTTTCAAGGTGAACGCTGATGACTATCTTTTATAAGTCTTTTATTGAATCTTGTTTAACCTTTAATATGATCTGCTGGTGTGGTAACCTAAATCTTAAGTGCAAGAGTCGACTGGCCAACATTGTAAAATTAGCTGGCAGGATCATCTGATACAGCTGACCCCTCCCAGCTGTATCAGATAGGATCTATAAGGAAGGCCCAGTCCATTCTGAGAGATTCCCAGCATCCCCTATTCAATCACTTTGTATTACTTCCCTCAGAGCGCAGAtctacaccgatcagccacaacattaaaaccacctacctaatattgtgtaggtccccctcgtgccgccacaacagctctgacccgtctccacctctgaaggtgtcctctggtatatttgtatttctgtatatatctgtatctactgtatatttgtatctgatattttgtatctactgtaaattttgtatctgattgtgttactttattGTCTTTCATGCTGCAACTGTGCAAATCCCCCccagggatcaataaagtacactactactactactacttattacattattagtttttattacataaaacatttgaaatggattacattattgggagttattacactattggtagtttattacattattacttgctacagggctataaaaagccaagatattgttagagggtgaattatttccaaatgattttaaaaactctcgacgAGTCAGAGcggttttggcggcacgagagggacctacacaatattaggcaggtggttttaatgttgtggctgatcggtgtaggctccctattttaaaataggatccctatgttaaaaacaaacaggattaaACACTCTTTTATCCCAAGTGTCACAGGCTTTCTTAATAAGTAATAGTGATACTTTTgcaatgattttaatgtttatctgttgtcataaatatagttattgctatttattataTACTATGCTGCAGTACAAATTGCCccatggggaaaataaagactCTATCTAACACCAAACCTATATCCTTTGTGTGATATACCGGCACATTTATTCGAAATACcccctcattaatgcaaataggctACTCCTAACAGCACATTATGTGGCTGTAACTCaatatagacattacattacattacaggcatttagcaaactctcctatccagagtgacttacacaacttctttattgtcacatatttttttacattacatccat
This region of Anguilla rostrata isolate EN2019 unplaced genomic scaffold, ASM1855537v3 scaf1020, whole genome shotgun sequence genomic DNA includes:
- the LOC135247006 gene encoding NACHT, LRR and PYD domains-containing protein 3-like isoform X5, coding for MSLSKEPETKGGTLSTERKRVQVDRAGSPVPSCLSMKCDPSMEPPIKLRRKFTGDQRVQQSLKSSSFEEKSSDKLSSPKKSLLRNLKKLKKDELKQFQSHLSQNCPECFKILSEDPSVLDKFMKINKLFESHQIADYPECIQREQEDSEAVYTVEKMVETCGSERSLKITLHILRNMKRKDLADSLERDEQLNEPIKRAQQELKTHLKKQFECIFEGLAKQANQTLLNDIYTELYITEGGSGGVNNEHEVRQIETASKRQTTQETAILCNDIFKPLPGQEKPRTVLTKGIAGIGKTVSVQRFILDWAEGKANQDIDFIFTLPFRDLNLKKERAFSLMQLLHHYFPQLKEIKSIEGDQVKVVFIFDGLDECRLPLHFQSNKFCCDITESSSVDVLLTNLIKGNLLPNALLSITSRPAAANQIPPECVHQVTEVRGFNDPQKEEYFRKRIRDQNLASSIISHIKSSRSLYVMCHIPIFCWISATVLETMWGKAESGDLPKTLTEMYTHFLLIQTNVKNQKYHGTDEADPKKSSASDTEIILKLGKLAFRQLEKGNLIFYEEDLRESSIDVSEASVYSGVCTEIFKEECGLYQEKVYCFVHLSVQEYLAALFVFHSCVNENRNVLRAEKSKPQSDRVQLSELHRSAVDQALESKNGHLDLFLQFLLGLSLDSIQMLLGGLLTQTGSRSTVPDLQTQTESRSQSIEKTVQYIKKMIKKESSAERTINLFHCLNELNVNSLVQEIQNSLRSGNLSDKKLVPDQCSALAFVLLMSEEILDEFDLETYNTSAAGHQRLVPVVRNCRKSILNNCKLTRKCCNIVASALQSSNSPLRDLDLSYNNLGDSAMKLLCAGLMSQNCKLQRLGLNSCNLTEKSCDSLASSLQSSNSPLRDLDLSYNNLRDSGVELLCAGLMSPNCKLQRLG
- the LOC135247006 gene encoding NACHT, LRR and PYD domains-containing protein 3-like isoform X2 translates to MSLSKEPETKGGTLSTERKRVQVDRAGSPVPSCLSMKCDPSMEPPIKLRRKFTGDQRVQVERAGSPVPSCVSMKSEESMGQPIHFSSGFTGDPRVQQSLKSSSFEEKSSDKLSSPKKSLLRNLKKLKKDELKQFQSHLSQNCPECFKILSEDPSVLDKFMKINKLFESHQIADYPECIQREQEDSEAVYTVEKMVETCGSERSLKITLHILRNMKRKDLADSLERDEQLNEPIKRAQQELKTHLKKQFECIFEGLAKQANQTLLNDIYTELYITEGGSGGVNNEHEVRQIETASKRQTTQETAILCNDIFKPLPGQEKPRTVLTKGIAGIGKTVSVQRFILDWAEGKANQDIDFIFTLPFRDLNLKKERAFSLMQLLHHYFPQLKEIKSIEGDQVKVVFIFDGLDECRLPLHFQSNKFCCDITESSSVDVLLTNLIKGNLLPNALLSITSRPAAANQIPPECVHQVTEVRGFNDPQKEEYFRKRIRDQNLASSIISHIKSSRSLYVMCHIPIFCWISATVLETMWGKAESGDLPKTLTEMYTHFLLIQTNVKNQKYHGTDEADPKKSSASDTEIILKLGKLAFRQLEKGNLIFYEEDLRESSIDVSEASVYSGVCTEIFKEECGLYQEKVYCFVHLSVQEYLAALFVFHSCVNENRNVLRAEKSKPQSDRVQLSELHRSAVDQALESKNGHLDLFLQFLLGLSLDSIQMLLGGLLTQTGSRSTVPDLQTQTESRSQSIEKTVQYIKKMIKKESSAERTINLFHCLNELNVNSLVQEIQNSLRSGNLSDKKLVPDQCSALAFVLLMSEEILDEFDLETYNTSAAGHQRLVPVVRNCRKSILNNCKLTRKCCNIVASALQSSNSPLRDLDLSYNNLGDSAMKLLCAGLMSQNCKLQRLGLNSCNLTEKSCDSLASSLQSSNSPLRDLDLSYNNLRDSGVELLCAGLMSPNCKLQRLG
- the LOC135247006 gene encoding protein NLRC3-like isoform X4, which encodes MSLSKEPETKGGTLSTERKRVQVDRAGSPVPSCLSMKCDPSMEPPIKLRRKFTGDQRVQQSLKSSSFEEKSSDKLSSPKKPPLQEWDSPRRRQSLLRNLKKLKKDELKQFQSHLSQNCPECFKILSEDPSVLDKFMKINKLFESHQIADYPECIQREQEDSEAVYTVEKMVETCGSERSLKITLHILRNMKRKDLADSLERDEQLNEPIKRAQQELKTHLKKQFECIFEGLAKQANQTLLNDIYTELYITEGGSGGVNNEHEVRQIETASKRQTTQETAILCNDIFKPLPGQEKPRTVLTKGIAGIGKTVSVQRFILDWAEGKANQDIDFIFTLPFRDLNLKKERAFSLMQLLHHYFPQLKEIKSIEGDQVKVVFIFDGLDECRLPLHFQSNKFCCDITESSSVDVLLTNLIKGNLLPNALLSITSRPAAANQIPPECVHQVTEVRGFNDPQKEEYFRKRIRDQNLASSIISHIKSSRSLYVMCHIPIFCWISATVLETMWGKAESGDLPKTLTEMYTHFLLIQTNVKNQKYHGTDEADPKKSSASDTEIILKLGKLAFRQLEKGNLIFYEEDLRESSIDVSEASVYSGVCTEIFKEECGLYQEKVYCFVHLSVQEYLAALFVFHSCVNENRNVLRAEKSKPQSDRVQLSELHRSAVDQALESKNGHLDLFLQFLLGLSLDSIQMLLGGLLTQTGSRSTVPDLQTQTESRSQSIEKTVQYIKKMIKKESSAERTINLFHCLNELNVNSLVQEIQNSLRSGNLSDKKLVPDQCSALAFVLLMSEEILDEFDLETYNTSAAGHQRLVPVVRNCRKSILNNCKLTRKCCNIVASALQSSNSPLRDLDLSYNNLGDSAMKLLCAGLMSQNCKLQRLGLNSCNLTEKSCDSLASSLQSSNSPLRDLDLSYNNLRDSGVELLCAGLMSPNCKLQRLG
- the LOC135247006 gene encoding protein NLRC3-like isoform X3, whose amino-acid sequence is MSLSKEPETKGGTLSTERKRVQVERAGSPVPSCVSMKSEESMGQPIHFSSGFTGDPRVQQSLKSSSFEEKSSDKLSSPKKPPLQEWDSPRRRQSLLRNLKKLKKDELKQFQSHLSQNCPECFKILSEDPSVLDKFMKINKLFESHQIADYPECIQREQEDSEAVYTVEKMVETCGSERSLKITLHILRNMKRKDLADSLERDEQLNEPIKRAQQELKTHLKKQFECIFEGLAKQANQTLLNDIYTELYITEGGSGGVNNEHEVRQIETASKRQTTQETAILCNDIFKPLPGQEKPRTVLTKGIAGIGKTVSVQRFILDWAEGKANQDIDFIFTLPFRDLNLKKERAFSLMQLLHHYFPQLKEIKSIEGDQVKVVFIFDGLDECRLPLHFQSNKFCCDITESSSVDVLLTNLIKGNLLPNALLSITSRPAAANQIPPECVHQVTEVRGFNDPQKEEYFRKRIRDQNLASSIISHIKSSRSLYVMCHIPIFCWISATVLETMWGKAESGDLPKTLTEMYTHFLLIQTNVKNQKYHGTDEADPKKSSASDTEIILKLGKLAFRQLEKGNLIFYEEDLRESSIDVSEASVYSGVCTEIFKEECGLYQEKVYCFVHLSVQEYLAALFVFHSCVNENRNVLRAEKSKPQSDRVQLSELHRSAVDQALESKNGHLDLFLQFLLGLSLDSIQMLLGGLLTQTGSRSTVPDLQTQTESRSQSIEKTVQYIKKMIKKESSAERTINLFHCLNELNVNSLVQEIQNSLRSGNLSDKKLVPDQCSALAFVLLMSEEILDEFDLETYNTSAAGHQRLVPVVRNCRKSILNNCKLTRKCCNIVASALQSSNSPLRDLDLSYNNLGDSAMKLLCAGLMSQNCKLQRLGLNSCNLTEKSCDSLASSLQSSNSPLRDLDLSYNNLRDSGVELLCAGLMSPNCKLQRLG
- the LOC135247006 gene encoding NLR family CARD domain-containing protein 3-like isoform X6, which produces MSLSKEPETKGGTLSTERKRVQVDRAGSPVPSCLSMKCDPSMEPPIKLRRKFTGDQRVQVERAGSPVPSCVSMKSEESMGQPIHFSSGFTGDPRVQQSLKSSSFEEKSSDKLSSPKKPPLQEWDSPRRRQSLLRNLKKLKKDELKQFQSHLSQNCPECFKILSEDPSVLDKFMKINKLFESHQIADYPECIQREQEDSEAVYTVEKMVETCGSERSLKITLHILRNMKRKDLADSLERDEQLNEPIKRAQQELKTHLKKQFECIFEGLAKQANQTLLNDIYTELYITEGGSGGVNNEHEVRQIETASKRQTTQETAILCNDIFKPLPGQEKPRTVLTKGIAGIGKTVSVQRFILDWAEGKANQDIDFIFTLPFRDLNLKKERAFSLMQLLHHYFPQLKEIKSIEGDQVKVVFIFDGLDECRLPLHFQSNKFCCDITESSSVDVLLTNLIKGNLLPNALLSITSRPAAANQIPPECVHQVTEVRGFNDPQKEEYFRKRIRDQNLASSIISHIKSSRSLYVMCHIPIFCWISATVLETMWGKAESGDLPKTLTEMYTHFLLIQTNVKNQKYHGTDEADPKKSSASDTEIILKLGKLAFRQLEKGNLIFYEEDLRESSIDVSEASVYSGVCTEIFKEECGLYQEKVYCFVHLSVQEYLAALFVFHSCVNENRNVLRAEKSKPQSDRVQLSELHRSAVDQALESKNGHLDLFLQFLLGLSLDSIQMLLGGLLTQTGSRSTVPDLQTQTESRSQSIEKTVQYIKKMIKKESSAERTINLFHCLNELNVNSLVQEIQNSLRSGNLSDKKLVPDQCSALAFVLLMSEEILDEFDLETYNTSAAGHQRLVPVVRNCRKSILNSCNLTEKSCDSLASSLQSSNSPLRDLDLSYNNLRDSGVELLCAGLMSPNCKLQRLG